In the Camelus ferus isolate YT-003-E chromosome 34, BCGSAC_Cfer_1.0, whole genome shotgun sequence genome, one interval contains:
- the C34H12orf71 gene encoding uncharacterized protein C12orf71 homolog, with protein MSTGQLGSKRLAPEAFCLLFLSETRVLVLPWLPTVPEHRLLAVGHLATETQDLKDFFFMAQELATPLSRGQPPEQSVTQTTAYPWDEGDLQFAPWNAMVPSFSSSSESSLSVSVGYFPCEDTFSYENTISNEDTPPEGPSGHFVPPLQGTWRTENIGRLLGRRDQTQDDPEQFCKLSITLAWDVDVASDNSDSTANWDPRGDNQWTDKCPKEKTPLTRSKLDGLVQKLEEFLENQKEDEDDDSLFPESAREEEAQLPSSSPPGMAQVSHREDDTCQDLATFNPAEKEDVIQFPQTPPRPWRHELAEIISQATGSQRTRTAGTSSPVPVSAGPPEEEDTASCTRALSCLHLGWIFRWLRQQVLSSRLRRGHPKKATESSRQLPQKARFSHRSKRIQPQEPLKLGHPVSPDF; from the exons ATGAGCACAGGTCAGCTGGGGAGCAAGAGGCTGGCTCCCGAagctttctgtctcttgtttctCTCAGAAACCAGGGTCCTTGTGTTGCCGTGGTTACCAACGGTCCCCGAACACAGACTTCTGGCAGTTGGACATTTAGCCACTGAGACGCAGGatctgaaggattttttttttatggctcagGAGTTGGCAACACCTCTTTCACGTGGGCAGCCACCAGAGCAGAGCGTTACACAGACCACAGCAT aTCCCTGGGATGAGGGAGACCTGCAATTTGCGCCTTGGAATGCCATGGTGCCCTCATTCTCCAGCAGCTCCGAATCAAGCCTGAGTGTCTCTGTGGGCTATTTCCCCTGTGAGGACACCTTCTCCTATGAAAACACcatctccaatgaagacacacctCCTGAGGGCCCTTCAGGTCACTTTGTCCCTCCTCTCCAAGGAACATGGCGGACTGAAAACATAGGGAGACTCCTGGGGAGGCGAGACCAGACACAGGATGACCCAGAGCAGTTCTGCAAACTAAGCATCACCCTGGCCTGGGATGTGGACGTGGCCTCTGACAATTCAGACTCGACGGCTAACTGGGACCCAAGAGGAGACAATCAGTGGACAGACAAGTGTCCCAAAGAGAAGACACCACTGACCCGCAGCAAACTGGATGGTCTTGTGCAAAAGCTCGAGGAATTTCTGGAGAACCAGAAAGAGGACGAAGATGATGACTCTCTGTTTCCTGAATCTGCGCGGGAGGAAGAGGCCCAGCTGCCCAGCAGCTCCCCTCCAGGTATGGCTCAGGTCAGTCATCGAGAAGATGACACTTGTCAAGACTTGGCCACGTTCAACCCAGCAGAGAAGGAAGATGTCATCCAGTTTCCACAGACTCCTCCAAGGCCTTGGAGACATGAGCTTGCTGAG ATAATAAGCCAGGCAACCGGCAGCCAGAGGACCAGAACTGCAGGGACGTCCTCCCCAGTCCCAGTCTCAGCAGGTCCACCAGAGGAGGAGGACACTGCCTCCTGCACACGAGCCCTCTCCTGTCTGCACTTGGGGTGGATCTTCCGCTGGCTAAGGCAGCAAGTCCTCTCCTCACGTTTGAGGAGAGGGCACCCCAAGAAGGCCACGGAGAGCTCCCGTCAGCTGCCACAAAAGGCAAGATTCTCTCACAGAAGCAAGAGAATCCAACCTCAAGAACCCCTCAAATTAGGACACCCTGTATCGCCagacttttaa